A genome region from Natronobeatus ordinarius includes the following:
- a CDS encoding amino acid permease codes for MATGLNRDLGLPEVVAISIGAMVGSGIFILPALAYEIAGPTVVLAYLLAGLLVVPAALSKSEMATAMPEDGGTYVYIERGMGPLLGTVAGIGTWFSLSFKGALALVGGVPYLVYLLDRSLSPGTVTAIALGIAALLLLVNLVGSDVTGRFQVAIVAIMLAAMVWFVAGSGLAVERARLNGSLDPTTTGLLAATGAVFVSYAGVTKIASVAEEIENPSRNIPLGMLVSLGFTTVLYVLIVAVLVGVTPGDVLTATDAPVAVAAEQTLGTIGVIAVVVAALLALVSTANAGVLSASRYPFAMARDNLVPSSFEELHPRFNTPVRAILLTGAVIMVLVAFVPILQIAKLASAFQVLVFVLVNLAVIGFREGAVEGYEPEFVSPLYPWVQLAGIVGGLVVLTTMGPIPLVGSVVITIGAMAWYYAYARKRVDREGAARAGVRENVSERATDRTRELFESDAEYDVLVAITDETSPKARKDMLRMATDMGRLRSTAVSVVEFVDVPHRLFAEDHPEISAGSVPDWLPADPEDAPDWFPDGQAVERPTRPSGGVTIPSSDAGGPAETHVEYRKISSEDHKRAIVDLATYGGYDLLIAERRQADFHQRLFGGETDWLLKNAPCDVMLVEDDDFDGADEIAVVANRGAYDPLKLLFADAVAEETGAQLNLLQAIPENAPESQRESVERYHEELISILTVPTRSTIIETDDEIKGLARFVGDADLLVTGVDRTGLTARVLGRPGNRLVDSVDTTAVMVQTCDGRRPGLLERLLMDHLFG; via the coding sequence ATGGCGACGGGACTGAATCGAGATCTCGGCCTTCCGGAAGTCGTTGCGATCAGCATCGGTGCGATGGTCGGCTCGGGCATCTTCATCCTGCCAGCGCTGGCGTACGAGATCGCCGGCCCGACGGTCGTGCTGGCGTATCTGCTGGCAGGGTTGCTGGTGGTTCCGGCGGCGCTGTCGAAATCCGAGATGGCCACCGCGATGCCGGAAGACGGCGGCACCTACGTTTACATCGAGCGCGGGATGGGGCCGCTCCTGGGCACCGTCGCGGGCATCGGGACGTGGTTCTCGCTGTCGTTCAAGGGCGCACTCGCTCTCGTCGGCGGCGTGCCGTATCTCGTATACTTGCTCGATCGCAGCCTCTCTCCGGGAACCGTCACCGCGATCGCCCTGGGGATCGCCGCGCTGTTGCTCCTGGTCAACCTCGTCGGTTCGGACGTCACCGGACGGTTCCAGGTCGCCATCGTCGCGATTATGCTCGCGGCGATGGTCTGGTTCGTCGCCGGGAGCGGGCTCGCCGTCGAACGTGCACGCCTGAACGGATCGCTCGACCCGACGACGACTGGCCTGCTCGCGGCGACGGGGGCCGTCTTCGTCTCCTACGCCGGGGTGACCAAGATCGCGAGCGTCGCCGAGGAGATCGAAAACCCCTCGCGAAACATCCCGCTCGGGATGCTCGTCTCGCTCGGATTTACGACCGTGCTCTACGTGCTGATCGTCGCCGTGCTCGTCGGCGTCACTCCCGGTGACGTCCTCACGGCCACCGACGCGCCGGTCGCCGTCGCTGCCGAACAGACGCTCGGGACGATCGGCGTCATCGCCGTCGTCGTGGCCGCCTTGCTGGCGCTGGTGAGCACGGCCAACGCGGGCGTACTCTCGGCCTCGCGGTATCCTTTCGCGATGGCGCGCGACAACCTCGTCCCCTCCTCGTTCGAGGAGCTTCACCCCCGGTTCAACACGCCGGTGCGAGCGATCCTCCTCACGGGTGCCGTCATCATGGTGCTGGTCGCGTTCGTCCCGATCCTGCAGATCGCGAAGCTGGCCTCCGCGTTCCAGGTGCTCGTGTTCGTCCTGGTCAACCTCGCGGTGATCGGCTTCCGCGAGGGTGCCGTCGAGGGTTACGAACCGGAATTCGTCTCCCCGCTGTACCCCTGGGTGCAACTCGCCGGTATCGTCGGCGGACTCGTCGTGCTGACGACGATGGGGCCGATTCCGCTCGTCGGTTCAGTTGTCATCACGATCGGTGCGATGGCGTGGTACTACGCCTACGCCCGCAAGCGGGTCGACCGCGAGGGGGCCGCTCGAGCGGGCGTTCGCGAGAACGTCAGCGAGCGAGCCACCGACCGCACCCGCGAGCTGTTCGAGTCCGACGCCGAGTACGACGTCCTCGTGGCGATCACCGACGAAACCTCCCCCAAGGCCAGAAAAGACATGCTCCGGATGGCGACCGACATGGGTCGGTTGCGCTCGACGGCCGTCTCTGTCGTCGAGTTCGTCGACGTCCCCCACCGACTGTTCGCCGAGGACCACCCGGAGATCTCCGCCGGAAGCGTTCCCGACTGGCTGCCAGCCGACCCCGAGGACGCTCCCGACTGGTTCCCCGACGGACAGGCCGTCGAGCGGCCGACGCGGCCATCCGGCGGCGTCACGATTCCTTCCAGCGACGCCGGCGGGCCGGCGGAGACGCACGTCGAATACCGCAAAATCTCCAGTGAAGACCACAAACGGGCGATCGTCGATCTCGCAACGTACGGCGGCTACGACCTGCTGATCGCCGAACGCCGGCAGGCGGACTTCCACCAGCGGCTGTTCGGCGGCGAGACCGACTGGCTCCTCAAGAACGCCCCCTGTGACGTCATGCTGGTCGAGGACGACGATTTCGACGGCGCCGACGAGATCGCCGTCGTCGCCAACCGCGGCGCGTACGATCCGCTGAAGCTGCTGTTCGCCGACGCCGTCGCCGAGGAGACTGGCGCCCAGCTCAACCTCCTCCAGGCAATCCCCGAAAACGCCCCCGAGAGCCAGCGCGAGTCCGTCGAGCGCTACCACGAAGAACTGATCTCGATCCTCACGGTGCCGACGCGCTCGACGATCATCGAAACCGACGACGAAATCAAGGGCCTGGCCCGGTTCGTCGGCGACGCCGACCTGCTCGTGACCGGCGTCGACCGAACCGGCCTGACAGCCAGAGTCCTCGGCCGACCCGGCAACCGACTGGTCGACAGCGTCGATACCACCGCCGTGATGGTCCAGACCTGTGACGGCCGTCGACCCGGCCTCCTCGAGCGACTCCTCATGGACCACCTCTTCGGCTGA
- a CDS encoding cation:proton antiporter, with protein sequence MLVAIVAVILALGVASRVLADRLRIPSVLFLILAGIAIGPEMLGIVSRETFGGGLSAMVGVSVAIILFEGGYHLHLEKLRESPRALLRLATVGAVITWLGTAAAVTIFLDTSREVGLLVGALLIATGPTVVGPILQVVTVRDHVASVLEGEGVINDVTAAILVVVVFEVLIVGDGGWPRLLVDFLGHLVIGLGVGALVAAAVWLLLDRADLAPGNGPLHARLIVLAGIVVAYGGAELVASETGIAAAAMAGFALGNVDLPHHEDVIDFLDDLSVVVLSFVFVALAALISFEDILTLGLAGVAVVIAVTLVLRPAVIFLATTNERFTRNERLFLSAVGPRGIIPASVATLFAVELQTIGRPLEAQFLAGTVFLIIFTTVILQAGLARQISEYLEISPMRTIIVGGGRVGLSLAERLEADGENVLLVDSDPDAVEKARNRGIRTVEGDGTDADVLERVGAADAKTVIATTPDDDVNLLVCQLAKTSFDVSTVASRVNQPENVEAFEALGVRAIDLSMATAWSLENVLERPSLSAWMNELGRTGDVQEIEVTASDLVGKSIAEVNAEIPDGCIVGLLTHSDGETEVPTGDHRLREGDRVTFIGQTDAVDRAIKRFHPHD encoded by the coding sequence ATGCTCGTCGCAATCGTCGCCGTCATCCTGGCGCTCGGCGTCGCCTCCCGCGTGCTCGCGGATCGGCTCCGAATCCCGAGCGTCCTGTTCCTGATCCTGGCCGGGATTGCGATCGGTCCCGAAATGCTTGGCATCGTCTCCCGGGAGACCTTCGGCGGCGGGCTCTCCGCGATGGTCGGCGTCAGCGTCGCCATCATCCTCTTCGAAGGCGGCTATCACTTACACCTCGAGAAACTGCGAGAGAGCCCGCGGGCACTCCTCCGCCTCGCCACCGTCGGGGCGGTGATCACCTGGCTGGGGACGGCCGCGGCCGTGACGATCTTTCTCGACACCAGCCGAGAGGTCGGCCTGCTCGTCGGTGCGCTGTTGATCGCGACCGGCCCGACCGTGGTCGGTCCGATCCTCCAGGTCGTCACCGTTCGCGATCACGTCGCCTCCGTCCTCGAGGGCGAGGGTGTGATCAACGACGTCACAGCCGCGATCCTGGTCGTCGTCGTCTTCGAGGTGCTGATCGTCGGCGACGGGGGCTGGCCGCGGCTCCTGGTCGACTTCCTCGGTCACCTCGTCATCGGCCTGGGGGTCGGTGCACTCGTCGCCGCAGCCGTCTGGCTGTTGCTCGACCGGGCCGACCTCGCTCCCGGCAACGGGCCACTTCACGCCCGGCTGATCGTCCTCGCCGGGATCGTCGTCGCCTACGGCGGCGCCGAACTGGTCGCGAGCGAGACCGGCATCGCCGCCGCAGCGATGGCGGGGTTCGCGCTCGGCAACGTCGACCTTCCTCACCACGAGGACGTGATCGACTTCCTGGACGACCTCTCGGTGGTCGTCCTCTCGTTCGTGTTCGTCGCCCTCGCCGCCCTGATCAGCTTCGAGGACATCCTCACACTCGGGCTCGCCGGCGTCGCCGTCGTGATCGCGGTCACGCTGGTGCTCCGGCCGGCGGTGATCTTCCTCGCGACGACCAACGAACGGTTCACTCGCAACGAACGGCTGTTCCTCAGCGCCGTCGGCCCCCGCGGGATCATCCCCGCCAGCGTCGCGACGCTGTTCGCCGTCGAACTGCAGACGATCGGTCGACCCCTGGAGGCGCAGTTCCTGGCCGGAACCGTCTTCCTGATCATCTTCACGACGGTCATCCTGCAGGCCGGACTCGCACGACAGATTTCGGAATACTTAGAGATTTCACCAATGCGCACCATCATCGTTGGCGGAGGGCGGGTCGGCCTGTCCCTCGCCGAACGGCTCGAAGCGGACGGAGAGAACGTACTGCTCGTCGATAGCGACCCCGATGCCGTCGAAAAGGCACGCAACCGCGGCATCCGAACCGTCGAGGGCGACGGCACCGACGCCGACGTCCTCGAGCGGGTCGGTGCCGCCGACGCGAAGACGGTCATCGCGACCACCCCCGACGACGACGTCAACCTGCTCGTCTGTCAGCTCGCGAAGACGAGCTTCGACGTCTCGACGGTCGCCTCGCGGGTCAACCAGCCCGAGAACGTCGAGGCGTTCGAGGCACTCGGCGTCCGGGCGATCGACCTCTCGATGGCGACCGCCTGGTCGCTCGAGAACGTCTTAGAGCGGCCGTCGCTGTCGGCGTGGATGAACGAACTCGGCCGAACCGGGGACGTCCAGGAGATCGAGGTGACCGCCTCTGACCTCGTCGGGAAGTCGATCGCCGAGGTCAACGCCGAGATCCCCGACGGCTGTATCGTCGGGCTCTTGACCCACAGCGACGGCGAGACGGAAGTTCCGACTGGCGATCACCGACTCCGTGAGGGCGACCGAGTCACCTTCATCGGCCAGACCGACGCAGTCGATCGGGCAATCAAACGGTTCCACCCCCACGATTGA
- a CDS encoding sulfite exporter TauE/SafE family protein: MEVLGLGVELFALFVGFGFMVGVFFGFFGMGGSFLVTPALLILGYPAPVAIGSSMAFVFGTAVIATMKHHDVGQVDYKLGALMFVGIVLGIEAGKFAVFFLEALGRAELVVGVAYVLLLAAIGIVFTRNALRQNDEDDDAADDAAGDDEIPEIAQKIKSYNIPPMVTLTDGSKASMWTISGVGGGVGVVSGFLGVGGGFIRMPAIYYLIGVPLAAAVGTSLFGALMSGAVGAFTYGLGGVVDLGVVTALLAGSALGARIGSASTAYVDENDVTIYFGIMLLLASTAVAFGELATWLEMPILDTVSFVLLVGSSVFVTVIILYYGARAIRTNDVRTPAATGGDD; encoded by the coding sequence ATGGAGGTACTTGGACTCGGAGTCGAACTCTTCGCGTTATTCGTCGGCTTCGGCTTCATGGTCGGGGTGTTTTTCGGGTTCTTCGGGATGGGAGGCTCGTTCCTCGTGACTCCCGCCCTGTTGATCCTCGGCTACCCTGCGCCGGTCGCCATCGGCAGTTCGATGGCGTTCGTCTTCGGGACGGCCGTGATCGCAACGATGAAACACCACGACGTCGGCCAGGTCGACTACAAGCTCGGCGCGCTGATGTTCGTCGGTATCGTTCTCGGGATCGAGGCGGGGAAGTTCGCCGTCTTCTTCCTCGAGGCGCTGGGCCGGGCGGAGCTGGTCGTGGGCGTCGCGTACGTGCTGTTGCTCGCAGCCATCGGGATCGTGTTCACCCGGAACGCGCTCCGACAGAACGACGAGGACGATGACGCGGCCGACGACGCTGCTGGTGACGACGAGATCCCCGAGATTGCACAGAAGATCAAATCCTACAACATTCCGCCGATGGTGACGCTCACCGACGGCAGCAAAGCGTCGATGTGGACGATCTCCGGTGTCGGCGGCGGCGTCGGCGTCGTCTCGGGCTTTCTCGGCGTCGGCGGCGGCTTCATCCGCATGCCCGCGATCTACTACCTGATCGGCGTTCCACTCGCCGCCGCCGTCGGCACGAGTCTCTTCGGCGCGTTGATGTCCGGCGCCGTCGGCGCGTTTACGTACGGCCTGGGCGGCGTCGTCGACCTGGGCGTCGTGACGGCGCTGCTCGCCGGCAGCGCGCTCGGGGCCCGGATCGGTTCGGCCTCGACGGCGTACGTCGACGAGAACGACGTCACGATCTACTTCGGGATCATGCTCTTGCTGGCCAGCACCGCGGTCGCCTTCGGCGAACTCGCCACCTGGCTCGAGATGCCGATTCTGGACACCGTGAGCTTCGTCCTGCTCGTCGGCTCGTCGGTGTTCGTCACGGTCATCATCCTCTACTACGGCGCGCGAGCGATTCGAACGAACGACGTGCGAACGCCCGCAGCGACGGGAGGTGACGATTGA
- a CDS encoding DUF7512 family protein: protein MIELLSASPAVQAVAVVAVVLLQAVALYVGYGVLERVVAPSVLKTLESA, encoded by the coding sequence ATGATCGAACTCCTCTCGGCCTCACCGGCGGTACAGGCAGTCGCCGTCGTCGCCGTCGTGCTCCTGCAAGCGGTCGCCCTCTACGTCGGCTACGGCGTCCTCGAGCGAGTCGTCGCCCCGTCGGTTCTCAAGACGCTCGAGAGTGCATAA
- a CDS encoding universal stress protein: MYDRILVPTDGSTVSETAVDHALELAETYDATVHALYVVDVAAVDVSLGTEQVQRLKAGNLAEMPEVTARAETATGYVADRGDERGLDVLEAVVAGRPHAEIARYAENEAVDLIVMGSAGRGGVRRALLGSVAERTLRTATIPVLVVDARED, encoded by the coding sequence ATGTACGACCGAATACTCGTCCCGACCGACGGAAGCACCGTTTCGGAGACCGCCGTCGACCACGCACTCGAGCTCGCTGAGACGTACGACGCCACGGTTCACGCGCTGTACGTCGTCGACGTGGCCGCCGTCGACGTGAGCCTCGGCACCGAACAGGTTCAGCGGCTCAAAGCAGGAAACCTCGCCGAGATGCCCGAGGTGACCGCCCGCGCCGAAACTGCCACCGGATACGTCGCCGACCGTGGCGACGAACGCGGTCTCGACGTGCTCGAGGCGGTCGTCGCGGGCCGTCCACACGCCGAGATCGCCCGCTACGCCGAGAACGAGGCCGTCGACCTCATCGTGATGGGGTCGGCCGGCCGCGGCGGCGTCCGCCGCGCCTTACTCGGCAGCGTCGCCGAGCGAACGTTGCGCACCGCGACGATTCCGGTGCTGGTTGTCGACGCCCGCGAGGACTGA
- a CDS encoding sodium:solute symporter family transporter: protein MIEAVLLEGSLETGLFDGGFKLVPALTLAAMLALFLGVGWFFRVAAVDDMWVAGRSIGSIENGMAIAANWMSVAAYLGVASLVAFLGYFGLAYVVGWTTGYFILLIFMAAQFRRFGKYTAPDFVGDRYYSDLGRAIAASTTLLIAFVYIIAQGNGLGLMAQYIFGVPYEVGVVLLMAITIGYVALSGMLGATKNMTLQYVILIGAFLLGLYATGWSQGWSTVLPFVEYGAQSTEIATEIDRQFTEPFQDAGYYHWVALCVSLIAGTCGLPHVLVRFYTADNERNARWATVWGLFFTLLLFMGTTAYAAFGTLLYEENVGPYTEMTGTQSDTLVVLTAFLADLPEWLVGIVAAGAIAAGLATTAGLFISASSAAAHDIYTNLYKENATQREQLIVGRLTILVLGAVVTYLALDPPALIAEVVGMSFALAGTVLFPVFFLGLWWEDATREGAIAGMLVGLFFGFGSIVNEVLPQYVDIGRDVIVPAFATVVPATSSSLVGVPAVMLTIVVVSRFTEDPPEDVKRLVRQCHSPEPMEKMQSAEDVATDGGTPADD from the coding sequence GTGATCGAGGCGGTTCTCCTCGAAGGCTCGCTCGAGACCGGGCTCTTCGACGGCGGGTTCAAGCTCGTCCCGGCGCTCACGCTCGCCGCAATGTTGGCGCTGTTCCTGGGGGTCGGCTGGTTCTTCCGCGTTGCAGCGGTCGACGACATGTGGGTCGCCGGTCGCTCGATCGGGAGCATCGAGAACGGGATGGCGATCGCCGCCAACTGGATGAGCGTCGCCGCCTACCTCGGTGTCGCATCGCTCGTCGCCTTCCTCGGCTACTTCGGGCTGGCGTACGTCGTCGGCTGGACGACGGGCTACTTCATCCTGCTTATCTTCATGGCCGCGCAGTTCCGCCGCTTCGGGAAGTACACTGCACCCGACTTCGTCGGCGACCGGTACTACTCAGATCTCGGACGCGCAATCGCAGCGTCGACGACGCTTTTGATCGCGTTCGTCTACATCATCGCGCAGGGGAACGGCCTTGGCCTGATGGCCCAGTACATCTTCGGCGTCCCCTACGAGGTCGGCGTCGTCTTGCTAATGGCGATCACGATCGGCTACGTTGCCCTCTCGGGCATGCTGGGTGCGACGAAGAACATGACGCTTCAGTACGTCATTCTCATCGGTGCGTTCCTGCTCGGTCTGTACGCGACCGGCTGGAGCCAGGGCTGGTCGACAGTGCTGCCCTTCGTCGAGTACGGCGCACAGTCGACCGAGATCGCGACGGAGATCGACCGACAGTTCACCGAGCCGTTCCAGGACGCAGGCTACTACCACTGGGTTGCGCTGTGTGTCAGCCTGATCGCCGGGACGTGTGGTCTTCCACACGTGCTGGTTCGGTTCTACACTGCTGACAACGAGCGCAACGCCCGCTGGGCGACCGTCTGGGGGCTGTTCTTCACGCTGCTCCTGTTCATGGGGACGACCGCCTACGCTGCGTTCGGGACGCTGCTGTACGAGGAGAACGTCGGCCCCTACACCGAGATGACCGGAACGCAGTCGGACACGCTCGTCGTGCTGACGGCGTTCCTCGCCGACCTGCCGGAGTGGCTGGTCGGCATCGTCGCCGCGGGTGCGATCGCAGCCGGGCTCGCGACGACCGCCGGGCTGTTCATCTCCGCCTCTTCGGCTGCGGCACACGACATCTACACCAACCTCTACAAGGAGAACGCGACCCAGCGCGAACAGCTGATCGTCGGTCGACTGACGATCCTCGTGCTCGGGGCCGTCGTCACCTACCTCGCACTCGACCCGCCCGCGCTCATCGCGGAGGTCGTCGGAATGTCCTTCGCACTCGCAGGGACCGTCCTGTTCCCGGTGTTCTTCCTCGGCCTCTGGTGGGAGGATGCCACTCGAGAGGGTGCGATCGCCGGCATGCTCGTGGGCCTGTTCTTCGGCTTCGGGTCGATCGTCAACGAAGTCCTGCCACAGTACGTCGACATCGGTCGGGACGTGATCGTCCCGGCGTTCGCGACGGTCGTCCCCGCGACCTCCTCGTCGCTCGTCGGCGTCCCGGCAGTGATGCTCACGATCGTCGTCGTCTCGAGGTTCACCGAGGACCCCCCAGAGGACGTCAAACGACTCGTCCGACAGTGTCACAGCCCCGAACCGATGGAAAAAATGCAGTCCGCCGAAGACGTCGCAACCGACGGCGGTACGCCCGCCGACGACTGA
- a CDS encoding DUF4212 domain-containing protein, with the protein MTREQSSIETDGGTDASVTGRRSESVDYLDAKINLFDPATPFMRDHLRLIWALFGVWVLFTFGPVTATFLATETMTGTHVLGFQLHYFLTALGSPIGALVLCAVYAWQRDRLDAKYGISHETESATESGTAVAADGGERQ; encoded by the coding sequence ATGACGCGTGAGCAGTCGTCGATCGAGACCGACGGCGGCACCGACGCGTCAGTGACCGGTCGTCGATCGGAGTCAGTCGACTACCTGGACGCGAAGATCAACCTGTTCGATCCGGCGACGCCGTTCATGCGGGATCATCTGCGACTGATCTGGGCGCTGTTCGGCGTCTGGGTGCTGTTCACGTTCGGACCGGTGACGGCGACGTTCCTCGCGACGGAGACCATGACCGGGACGCACGTGCTTGGCTTCCAGCTGCATTACTTCCTGACGGCGCTTGGCTCACCGATCGGAGCGCTCGTCCTGTGTGCGGTTTACGCCTGGCAGCGCGATCGGCTGGACGCCAAGTACGGTATCAGCCACGAGACTGAATCCGCGACCGAGAGCGGCACGGCCGTCGCCGCCGACGGTGGTGAACGCCAGTGA
- a CDS encoding CbaC protein has protein sequence MRISPGVLVVLIGIAIPVIIELRTLLELFEIYVSVEATILTTGLVIAAIVLWAMLPEDDATDRSRTA, from the coding sequence ATGCGTATCTCTCCCGGCGTGCTGGTGGTCCTCATCGGCATCGCCATCCCGGTAATCATCGAACTCCGGACGCTGCTCGAGCTGTTCGAGATCTACGTCTCGGTCGAAGCGACGATCCTGACCACCGGTCTCGTAATCGCTGCGATCGTCCTCTGGGCGATGCTCCCGGAAGACGACGCCACGGACCGATCCCGAACGGCCTGA
- a CDS encoding b(o/a)3-type cytochrome-c oxidase subunit 1 — protein MSETVTDSTSSDIGIDGRAYVDSFPAEAKIIRRAFYTSFVMLALGGLFGLIQTLHRTDIHQFVGSDTYYTVLTAHGVFLVIAFTIFFLVGVFTWAVTTSLDRPVEDIRFTKLWFSTMSVGAILAAITILAGFTDDLPILGEMSADVLFTFYAPLQAHPLFYAGLAIFIVGTWLAGADWIRSFLAWRSENPGERIPLPTFMVLTTMIMWYIATLGIATSVLVFLLPWSLGLIETVNPTLTRTLFWFFGHPIVYFWLMPAYMMWYLLLPKLAGGRLFSDPLARVVFVLFLLLSTPVGIHHQYLDPGIAEGFKFIAMTNTMFLLLPSLLTAFTVVASMEHGARQRGGEGYFGWLKALPWRDPVFTGMTLAGLMFAAGGFSGMINAGMNINYLVHNTMWVPGHFHLTVGTAVALTFMAASYWFIPQLTGKQLFSRSMGLVQVVLWFVGMTFMANAMHRQGLLGVPRRTAEPWYEGFEFQTAVGSMGELNLQIALGGAILTLSILLFLVNVALTATIGSSGATDDNVIPEPLSGPEDSPLVLDNLKMWTAIAVVLVVLAYTLPLASIVDRGGLFGPGGRSYPMFVDSLTMLAQVTLDGARDLIA, from the coding sequence ATGAGTGAAACAGTGACGGACTCTACCAGTTCGGATATCGGTATCGACGGCCGGGCGTACGTCGACTCGTTCCCGGCCGAGGCAAAGATCATCCGGCGGGCGTTCTACACGTCGTTCGTGATGTTGGCGCTGGGTGGCCTCTTCGGGCTGATCCAGACGCTCCACCGGACGGACATCCACCAGTTCGTGGGCTCGGACACCTACTACACGGTGTTGACCGCCCACGGCGTCTTCCTCGTGATCGCCTTTACGATCTTCTTCCTCGTGGGCGTGTTCACATGGGCGGTGACAACGAGCCTCGACCGACCAGTCGAGGACATTCGGTTCACCAAGCTCTGGTTCTCGACGATGTCGGTCGGTGCGATCCTCGCGGCGATCACCATCCTGGCCGGCTTCACCGACGACCTCCCGATCCTCGGTGAGATGAGCGCAGACGTGCTCTTTACGTTCTACGCGCCGCTGCAGGCACACCCGCTGTTCTACGCTGGACTGGCGATCTTCATCGTCGGCACGTGGCTCGCGGGGGCCGACTGGATCCGATCGTTCCTCGCCTGGCGCTCTGAGAACCCTGGCGAGCGGATTCCGCTGCCGACGTTCATGGTCCTGACGACGATGATCATGTGGTACATCGCCACGCTCGGCATCGCCACGTCGGTGCTCGTCTTCTTGCTTCCGTGGTCGCTCGGGCTGATCGAGACGGTGAACCCGACGCTCACCCGGACGCTGTTCTGGTTCTTCGGCCACCCGATCGTGTACTTCTGGCTGATGCCCGCGTACATGATGTGGTACCTGCTGTTGCCGAAGCTCGCCGGCGGCCGGCTGTTCAGTGACCCGCTCGCACGCGTGGTGTTCGTCCTGTTCCTCCTGCTGTCGACCCCGGTGGGGATCCACCACCAGTACCTCGATCCGGGTATCGCGGAGGGCTTTAAGTTCATCGCGATGACGAACACGATGTTCCTGTTGCTGCCGAGCCTGCTGACGGCCTTCACGGTCGTCGCGAGCATGGAACACGGCGCCCGCCAGCGTGGCGGTGAGGGCTACTTCGGCTGGCTGAAGGCACTCCCCTGGCGAGATCCCGTCTTCACCGGCATGACCCTCGCCGGCCTGATGTTCGCCGCCGGCGGCTTCTCCGGCATGATCAACGCCGGGATGAACATCAACTACCTCGTCCACAACACCATGTGGGTGCCCGGCCACTTCCACCTCACCGTCGGCACCGCCGTCGCGCTGACGTTCATGGCCGCCTCCTACTGGTTCATCCCCCAGCTGACCGGTAAGCAGCTGTTCAGTCGCTCGATGGGGCTCGTCCAGGTCGTGCTCTGGTTCGTCGGTATGACGTTCATGGCAAACGCCATGCACCGCCAGGGCCTGCTCGGCGTCCCGCGTCGGACGGCCGAACCGTGGTACGAAGGCTTCGAGTTCCAGACGGCTGTCGGTTCTATGGGTGAACTCAACCTGCAGATCGCCCTCGGCGGTGCAATCTTGACGCTCTCGATCCTGCTGTTCCTCGTGAACGTCGCACTCACCGCAACCATCGGTTCGAGTGGCGCCACCGACGACAACGTCATCCCCGAACCGCTGTCCGGTCCCGAGGACTCGCCGCTCGTCCTCGACAACCTCAAGATGTGGACCGCCATCGCGGTCGTGCTCGTGGTGCTCGCGTACACGCTCCCGCTCGCCAGCATCGTCGACCGTGGCGGGCTGTTCGGCCCCGGTGGCCGTTCCTACCCGATGTTCGTCGACTCGCTCACGATGCTCGCACAGGTCACGCTTGACGGGGCACGTGACCTGATCGCGTAA
- a CDS encoding cytochrome c oxidase subunit II, whose protein sequence is MRIHTYEKIWLVAAMVLIVGIIATITYGAVGLGIAMIDDSEDTIDAANLGDDERFANPGIEQVGEDEYEVTVVARQFNYDPGTDQLRGFDPIEVPTDSEVTFYVTSGDVIHSFSVVDTNLNTMVVPGEVSTMTAVFDEPGEYGILCNEYCGPQHHDMEGRLVVHDVDEFDLFEIEAVDGPEAVDPGDEAAFTVTVANERLEERSTTVVFEFDEQTFEEDVTVDADGTADVTFTVDTDGLEVDDYSWTATVDDGMERIVEESGQLAVGEEEDEEEE, encoded by the coding sequence ATGAGGATCCACACGTACGAGAAGATCTGGCTGGTCGCCGCAATGGTGTTAATCGTCGGGATCATTGCAACGATCACCTACGGCGCGGTTGGTCTCGGCATCGCGATGATCGACGACTCCGAGGACACGATCGACGCGGCCAACTTAGGCGACGACGAACGGTTCGCAAACCCCGGTATCGAGCAAGTCGGCGAAGACGAGTACGAGGTAACCGTCGTCGCCCGGCAGTTCAACTACGATCCCGGCACCGACCAGCTCCGTGGCTTCGATCCGATCGAGGTGCCGACCGATAGCGAGGTCACCTTTTACGTCACCAGCGGTGACGTCATTCACAGCTTCAGTGTCGTCGATACGAACCTGAACACGATGGTCGTGCCCGGTGAGGTGTCGACGATGACCGCCGTGTTCGACGAACCCGGCGAGTACGGCATCCTCTGTAACGAGTACTGTGGGCCCCAGCACCACGACATGGAAGGCCGACTGGTCGTCCACGACGTCGACGAGTTCGACCTCTTCGAGATCGAGGCCGTCGACGGACCCGAGGCGGTTGACCCCGGCGACGAAGCCGCGTTCACCGTGACGGTCGCGAACGAACGCCTCGAGGAGCGCTCGACGACGGTCGTCTTCGAGTTCGACGAGCAGACGTTCGAGGAGGACGTCACCGTCGACGCCGACGGCACCGCCGACGTGACGTTCACGGTCGACACCGACGGCCTCGAGGTCGACGACTACAGCTGGACGGCCACCGTCGACGATGGCATGGAACGGATCGTCGAGGAATCCGGCCAGCTCGCGGTCGGTGAAGAAGAAGACGAGGAGGAAGAGTAA